TCCTCGTGCACGGCGAGCTTACGTTGGCGACATCGGATCCACAGGCCATCGCCAGCTTCAGCGAAATCGAAGAGAAGTTGAACTGCAAGATCCGTCCGGTACTGGTGCGTAAAAGCGACATCATCAAGACCCTTAACGAAGCGGGATCCGATAATATCTACGGCGCCGAAATCATCGAGGATCTCGAAGACGATTTCGAGTTTATCGACAACGCGCCGCCGGATGATTATACCGGGATCGATGAGCTGGCGGCGGGCAGCCCGGTCATCAACATGGTGAACTCGATTATTCAGCGCGCGGTCCACGACAAGGTCAGCGATATCCACATCGAACCGTCGCAAAAAAAATGCCGCGTGCGCTTTCGCATCGATGGCCTGCTCTACGAAGTCATGACGCCGCGTATCGATTTGCACCCGGCGTTGGTATCGCGCCTCAAAGTCATGGCCAATCTCGATATCGCCGAACGTCGAATGCCACAGGACGGCCGCATCCAGGTGCATACCCAGGGTCGTTCGGTCGACCTGCGTTTCAGCTCGCTGCCCGGGCTGCACGGGGAAAAAGTGGTGTTGCGGGTACTGGACAAGAACCAGTCAATCCTCGACATTGAAAAACTCGGCATGCAAGAGCCCAATGTCGTCACCTACAAGCGCCTACTGGATCGCAGTTACGGCCTGATCCTCGTCACCGGGCCAACCGGTAGCGGTAAAACCACGAGCCTGTACTCGGCGATCAATTATCTCAACAGTCTCGAGAAAAATATCGTCACGATTGAGGACCCGGTCGAGTACCAGCTTGATATCGTTAATCAGAACCCGGTGCGCGAAAACATCGGCCTGAGCTTCGCCAAGATGCTCAAGCACGTGCTGCGCCAGGACCCCGACGTAGTCATGGTCGGTGAAATACGCGAACGTGAAACCGCGGAGATCGCGGTGCAGGCAGCGCTGACCGGGCACCTGGTGCTGTCCACGCTGCACACCAACGACAGTATCGGCGCGGTCACACGCATGATCGACATGGGGGTAGAACCCTACCTGCTGTCCTCGGCCCTGATCGGCGTAGTCGCGCAGCGCCTGGTGCGCTCGATCTGCCCCAATTGCAAGACCGAGTTTCTGGCGAGCCCCGAGATGATCGAGAAATACGGCTGGCAGGACCAGGGCAAGGTGCGCCTGTCCAAGGGCCGCGGCTGTGCCGAATGCTACGATGCCGGCTATCGAGGGCGCATGGGCATCCACGAAATTATCGAAACCAATCCCGAGCTGCAGCGCCTGATCATCGCCAATGCGTCGCGCGATGAACTCACTGATTATCTGAACCAGCACGAGATCAAGCTGCTATTCGACGATGGCATCGATCGCGTGCGCGAAGGCCAGACCACGATCGAAGAAATCTGGCGCGCGGTCAATAGTTAGGGACCCGGATGAAGCATGGCGATTAACACCAAACAGCACACGATCGTGGCGCAGGCATCGACACCGACACCCGCATCGGTGCCAAAATTTCAGCTCAGGCAGGCGGTCGGTGACAAGGAGCGTCGCTTCTTCACCGAGCAAATGTCGTTATTGCTGGAGACCGGCACTCCACTACAGGCGAGCCTGCAGGCCATGAAAAAGCAGGTTGACAACCCGGCGATGCTCGAACTACTCGATCAACTCATCGAAGATATCGGCCAGGGGATGCAGTTCTCAACTGCGCTGGCCAAACATCCCGCGGTCTTCTCGACCACCTATACCAACCTGGTGGCGGCGAGTGAGGAGGGCGGCTTCATGCACGAAGTGCTGCGACAGTTGCTGGCTCTGGATGAGAAACGCGAAGAGTTGCGCAAGACCATGGTTTCAGCGTTGTCATACCCGGTATTTCTGCTGGTATTTGCATTAGCCGTGGTCGTGTTCGTACTGGTGGTGGTGTTTCCAAAATTCGCCGACCTGTTTTCGCAAATCCAGGATCAATTACCGGTCACCACCAAATACCTGATGGCAACCAGCAACGTGTTGAAAGATCACTGGATCGAGTTGACGATCGGTCTGGTGGTGTCGATTAGTGGCTTCAAGTTCTGGTCCAAAACCGAAAATGGCATCCGCAAGCTCGACTGGGCCAAATTAAATTTCCCGCTGATACGGCACATATTCGTCCAGCTTTACCTGGTTAACACGATGCGGGTATTGAGCATGTCGCTCGGCAACGGCGTCGGCATGATGGATTCGCTGCATGCCTGCAAGTTTGTCGTCAAAAACAGCTTGTTCCAGGACTTTATCGGGCAGGTCGAAAACCAGGTCGAAACCGGCGCCGGCATCGCCGCGGGTTTTCAGAACATCAGCTTCATTCCGCCGATCGTGGAACAGATGATCAGTACCGGCGAAGAAACCGGAAATTTACCTAAAGTTATGGGCCGCCTGGCCGATTATTTTGAAGGCGAGCTAGCAAGCAAGCTGCAAACCCTGTCACGACTTGCTGAACCAGTGATGTTGCTGATCATGGGGGGTGTCGTGGGCTTGATTGTCAGTTCGCTGATTTTACCGATTTTCAAGCTGACGCGGGTCGTTGGCTGAGGAAAAGCGATAGTTAATGTTAATTGAATCACGGTTTTCTGCGATACAGGCAAATATTTAAAATATCGTGACTATACTCAAAAAAGTTAGATTTACGTGAATTATAAAGGGTGAGAGAAATGCAACCAATCCGCAACACAATTCAGAAGGGATTTACCCTCGTCGAACTGTTGATCGTGGTTATCATACTGGCGCTGCTGGCGGCAATCGTGGTGCCGCAATTCGCTTCATCAACCGATGATGCCAGATTGGCGTCGCTGGATACCACGTTGGGTAACGTGCGCTCGGCGATAGACCTGTATTTTCAACAACACGGAGAATATCCCGGCGAACTCACTGCGGTCGATGCGGCCTGTACGGGCACCGATGGTACTGGTACCGGTGGCGCAGGTGCGCAGGGAGCACAGGCTTTCCTTGATCAACTCAGCCTGTATACCGATGCTGAAGGTGGTGCCTGTAGTATCGCCGATGCCAATTTCCAATTTGGTCCGTACCTGAAGAAAAATACGCTGCCTGCAAATCCGATTACCGGCGTGGCCACGCTTGTAGTTGTTAACGATGGCGACCTGGTGATGCCCGGAGATGGTGCCAATGGCGGCTGGAAATACGATATCCTGGTCGGCAAGTTTATTGCCAACGATACCACCGACATCGATGGTGCAGGCCCAGGTACGGAAACTTACGATCAGCGCTAGGTTTCAACAGTGTGTACCGCGAGCAAAATCCTAAGATTAAACTGTATCAAAAGCAGGCTGGTTTCAGCCTGCTGGAAATTTCCATTGTAGTACTCGTTCTGGGAATCATGGCCATCGTCGTGATCCCCGATTCTTCTCCCACCAATCAGCAGAAACTCGA
This Gammaproteobacteria bacterium DNA region includes the following protein-coding sequences:
- a CDS encoding ATPase, T2SS/T4P/T4SS family, with protein sequence MSDANVVSIEDGLSPGTVTKNRVGAMTHLFPRGNLTDPELLDALSAAVDESIASQEVQLIIDMVSVSLVNSKALEILFDLRQDLVRAGGWLKVTNAKPLIRDIFLVTGLDQVIDIVNSFNIDKTEVARPKTTSSEGVRIGDLLVNKGLLSKEKVEEAIVLQKKSGKRLGQIIVSKGWVSEDVFLTALGEQLGIPHIVMRQGLVDQDVFNQLELEVSQRLKVVPMFLVHGELTLATSDPQAIASFSEIEEKLNCKIRPVLVRKSDIIKTLNEAGSDNIYGAEIIEDLEDDFEFIDNAPPDDYTGIDELAAGSPVINMVNSIIQRAVHDKVSDIHIEPSQKKCRVRFRIDGLLYEVMTPRIDLHPALVSRLKVMANLDIAERRMPQDGRIQVHTQGRSVDLRFSSLPGLHGEKVVLRVLDKNQSILDIEKLGMQEPNVVTYKRLLDRSYGLILVTGPTGSGKTTSLYSAINYLNSLEKNIVTIEDPVEYQLDIVNQNPVRENIGLSFAKMLKHVLRQDPDVVMVGEIRERETAEIAVQAALTGHLVLSTLHTNDSIGAVTRMIDMGVEPYLLSSALIGVVAQRLVRSICPNCKTEFLASPEMIEKYGWQDQGKVRLSKGRGCAECYDAGYRGRMGIHEIIETNPELQRLIIANASRDELTDYLNQHEIKLLFDDGIDRVREGQTTIEEIWRAVNS
- a CDS encoding type II secretion system F family protein, which translates into the protein MAINTKQHTIVAQASTPTPASVPKFQLRQAVGDKERRFFTEQMSLLLETGTPLQASLQAMKKQVDNPAMLELLDQLIEDIGQGMQFSTALAKHPAVFSTTYTNLVAASEEGGFMHEVLRQLLALDEKREELRKTMVSALSYPVFLLVFALAVVVFVLVVVFPKFADLFSQIQDQLPVTTKYLMATSNVLKDHWIELTIGLVVSISGFKFWSKTENGIRKLDWAKLNFPLIRHIFVQLYLVNTMRVLSMSLGNGVGMMDSLHACKFVVKNSLFQDFIGQVENQVETGAGIAAGFQNISFIPPIVEQMISTGEETGNLPKVMGRLADYFEGELASKLQTLSRLAEPVMLLIMGGVVGLIVSSLILPIFKLTRVVG
- a CDS encoding type II secretion system GspH family protein; the encoded protein is MQPIRNTIQKGFTLVELLIVVIILALLAAIVVPQFASSTDDARLASLDTTLGNVRSAIDLYFQQHGEYPGELTAVDAACTGTDGTGTGGAGAQGAQAFLDQLSLYTDAEGGACSIADANFQFGPYLKKNTLPANPITGVATLVVVNDGDLVMPGDGANGGWKYDILVGKFIANDTTDIDGAGPGTETYDQR